The proteins below come from a single Capricornis sumatraensis isolate serow.1 chromosome 14, serow.2, whole genome shotgun sequence genomic window:
- the TEX50 gene encoding testis-expressed protein 50: protein MSTQGLSLIFTLLFICFFRESFCICDGTTWTKVGWEIFPEEMHYLKVKTAPSHCLPYPLDKLCCNFANMDIFHGCLNLVYILVQALFLILSVLSAHYLWTKWKKHTKKLKKQVSLDIPGNDLETQSVYDIDQILCRLVATTSMMTKYVNQMSHYPQAKKAKHRKLKIKKTEGVEGGRVY from the exons ATGTCTACTCAAGGACTATCCCTGATTTTTACTCTGTTGTTTATCTGCTTTTTCAGGGAGAGCTTCTGCATTTGTGATGGTACTACCTGGACAAAGGTTGGATGGGAGATTTTTCCAGAAGAAATGCATTATTTGAAAGTTAAGACAGCTCCATCTCACTGTCTACCTTACCCTCTGGACAAACTATGCTGCAATTTTGCTAATATGGATATATTTCATGGTTGTTTAAACCTTGTTTATATTTTAGTACAAGCTCTCTTTTTAATCCTGTCTGTTTTGTCTGCACATTACCTGTGGACGAAGTggaagaaacacacaaaaaag ctaAAGAAACAAGTCTCCTTGGATATACCTGGCAACGATCTAGAAACCCAGTCTGTCTATGACATTGACCAAATACTCTGCAGACTGGTGGCCACAACATCAATGATGACCAAGTACGTGAATCAGATGTCCCATTACCCTCAGGCTAAGAAAGCCAAGCAccgaaaactaaaaataaagaagactgaaGGAGTAGAAGGAGGCAGAGTATATTAG